The Lolium rigidum isolate FL_2022 chromosome 1, APGP_CSIRO_Lrig_0.1, whole genome shotgun sequence region agtacatagaccgctatccagacatgcatctatgcctaaataatccaccttcagagttatcatccgaaccccttccggtattaagttgtaaacaacagataattgcattaagtatggtgcgtaatgtaatcaacacaaatatccttagacaaagcatcaatgttttatccctagtagcaacaagacatccacaaccttaaaactttcgtcaccgtcctgcattaaatggaggcatgaacccactatcgagcataattactccctcttggagttacaagtatcaacttggccggagcctctactagcaacggagagcatgcaagaacataaacaacacatatatgatagattgataatcaacttaacataatattctctattcatcggatctcgccaaacacaacatgtagcattacaaatagatgatcttgatcatgttaggcagctcacaagatctaatacaatgaaagcacaagcggagaagacaaccatctagctatcgctatggacccatagtccaaggatgaactactcacgcatcaatccggaggcgggcatgatgatgtagagcccctccggtgatgattccctctccggcagggtgccggaggcgatctcctgaatcccccgagatgggattcgcgacggcggcgtctttggaaggttttccgtatcgtggctctcggtacagggggtttcgcgacggaggctttaagtaggcggaagggtaggtcaaagggcgtcacggggggcccacacactaggccggcgcggccagggcctgggccgcgccgccctggtgtgtccccaccttgtggccccacttcgtctccctttcggtcttctggaagcttcgtgtaaaaatacgcccctgggcgttgatttcgtccaattccgagaatatttccttactaggatttctgaaatcaaaaacagtagaaaacagcaactggcgcttcggcatctttttaataggttagtgccggaaaatgtataataatgctgtaaagtatgtataaaacattcaagtaatgtaataaaagtagcatgtaacataagaaattatagatacgtttgagacgtatcaatcgcaACCAATGTGCGTTCAGTCGCAAACGTTGTATCcacgacaacttcatgttggtccaACAAACAGCTAGATTCCTACATCGGGAGAAGGAACCGCGAGTGATGCTCAAGCTGGACATTGCTCGCGCCTTCGACTCCGTCTCTTGGGGTTTCCTTATGGAGATCCTCCGCAAGTTAGGGTTTGGACCAAGGTTCCGCGAACTGGTGTCCATCCTCCTATCCACTGCGAGTACTAGGGTGTTGCTCAATGGCAAGCCAGGCCCCCCGATTTGGCATCGAAGAGGCCTGAGACAGGGGGGTCCCCTGTCGCCAGCGCTGTTTGTTCTGATGATGAACTCGCTCGACAAGTTGTTGGCTAAGTCGATTGAGCTAGGGGTTCTGAGACGCTTTGCGTGGCGGGACTTAGTGATGTCGGTGTCACTCTATGCGGATGACGTGGTGATTTTCTGCCACCCAGATGAGACGGAACTGCGTGATGTGCGTCCTGGAGCTCTTTGGACATGCATCCGGGTTGCGCACCAACTTTGCTAAATGCTCTGTATCCCCGATCGCTTGTTCGGATGTTGAGGCCGCTGGCACTGCTGATCTCATGGAGTGCCAGCTAGCGCCGTTCCCAGTGAGATACCTTGGCATCCCGTTGTCTATCAGGAAGATGACGGCTGCAGCATTCCAGCCCCTGATAGACCGACTGGCTGAAAAACTACCTACCTGGAAGGCATCGATGATGCCCAGAGCGGGGCGCTTGGCCCTAATCCACTGGGTTCTCGCAACGACCCCGTTACACCAGCTGATGGTTCTGAGCCTCCATAAGAAAGCACTAAAGCAGGTCAACAAAATCTTGCGAGGATTCCTATGGACTAGTAGAGCTGATGCTAACGGTGGACATTTTCTCGTCAACTGGGCGTGGGTGTGTAGGCCGCTGCGGCTGGGGCGGGGGGGCAGGGAATCCTAGACCTCGCACGCACCGCCATCAGCCTCATGGTGAGGTGGATCTGGAGGATGCGCACTGACCCCCTGCAACCATGGCGCGGCTGGACATGTATTTCTCTAGGTTGGAGCTGGATGTCTTTGCAACCTCTACCTCCATGTTGGTCGGCAACGGGGAAGCGGCCCCCTTCTGGGAGGACAGGTGGTTGATGGCAAgtccatcaaggagatggcgccTCAGGTGTATGCtttgatgccgaagcgccggcgcAAGGCGCATATGGTCCGTGAGGCGTTGGTTGAACGCACCTGGATCCCCAACATAGTAGGAGTACTGAGCGCCCTTGCACTGTGGCAGTACATACAGTTGTGGGGCCGGCTCAGGGACACCCAACTATCTGCGGACCCGGATAGGCTGGTTTCGCGTTGGACGACGGATGGCCAATACTCAGATGGATCCTGCTATGACACCCTCTTCCAGGGGGCGATCATCTCAGGGTCCTGGAAGCTTAACTTGAAATCCTGGGCGCCGCCTAGGGTGAAGTTCTTCGTTTGGTTGGCATGCCTCGACAGATGTTGGGCAGGTGAAAGGCTGGCACGGCGCGGTCTTCCGCACACGCCTAGATGTCCGCTATGCGACCAGTCTGTGCAGAACATGAGCCATCTCATGATGCTCCTTCTCCATGACGGTTTGGTTTGAGGTCCTGTCGTGGATCCAATCCACCTTAGGCCCTCCCACGGCCGAGGGTGACTTcacggagtggtggtcgctggtggtgcggaccaCCCCTCCTCAACTGCGTAAGGGCACTTCGTCGATTATCATGCTTACGGCATGGTGGATTTGGAAACACCGAAACACGGCGGTCTTCGAGAACGCATGGCCTTCGGTGACATCCTTGTTCAACGACATCGTGGCCGAGGTGCGGCTATGGGCGGACGCGGTTGCCCGGGGTGTGCGCCATTTACTCCCCTAGTTTAGacttttttgttctttttttgggtcgagttgtacggcgtgTTGTGTCCGCCCTTAGACTTGTACATAAACTCTTATTTTTCTATCAATGCACCGAAACGCAAGGCTTTTACATTTTCGCGAAAAAGATAAATTCAACTTGGTATGCACATCCTTTGTTCTGCAACATGAATCGTCTTCAAAAAATGATGGGATATGGGATATACTTGATTAACTGGACCAATTTACACCGATGTAAGTGTACCTCCTATCACATGGCATGCCCTGCAGATATGCTAAGGTACTACTATTGATGGCACTATGTGCCGCTTCTTATTACACCATGAAGAAAAGAATCGGGAGGGAATAAATTTTGCTGTGATTCACCCACCATGTGAGCATATGGGCAAGGAGAAAGATGAGAGACAGAATTGACCGATCGATTTACCCCCTCTACTGAATGTACGTGTGATGCTGCGGCTACCTAGCAGCAGAGTGGAAGTAACTAGTTGACCTTGGTGCAGACCCGTCTGATCTCGCCGTCGGAGCTCGTCTTGACCCCGATGCGTCCGAgcttggccatggcggcgacgaagGCGTCGAAGAAGGCGGTCTGGTTGGCGGCGAAGTAGTTGACGGTGCTCCTGGAGCGGCGGTCGGCGAAGAGCACCTGGTCCGACGACAGCAGGCCCTTCTGTTGCTGCAGCGTCTGGTAGTAGCCATTGTCGAACCGGAGCGGCGTGGCGGCGTCGAGCATCGCCACCGTGGTCGGGCTGTAGTTGAGAGGGCACGTCCCCCGCATCTGCCGCAGGAAGGCGAGGTTCATCGGCGGGCTGTACTGCGGCTTGGCGCCCTTGAACGCGTACAGCCGCCGCACGAACTTGTCGCAGTGCGTCACGCCGATTGTGTGCCCACCTGCACGCACCGCAGATTGTTAGTCGAGCCGTCGGTGTAAACTGTGTAAACATGTGAGATGTTGTCGTCGGCACCCAGCAGTGTCATTGTGACGGCCAGAAGGATCGTGTGTACtctctccgtccacaaataagtgtacatctaggtttTTGGATAAGTCAAACTTGTTTAATTTTGACCAATTTATTATCAAAAATTATACGCATATGTGACAATAGATTACTATATTATGAAACTACATTTCAAGGTGGATCTAGTGATACTAATCTAGTGTCATAAATGCTGCTACTTTTTCCTAAAAAGATGGTCAAATGTAATAACGTTTGACTTATCAAAaaacctagatgtacacttatttgtggacggagggagtaacacaGTAGCCAACACAGTGACCTGGATTTATGGGTCTGACGAGGAAATTGTGTGCAGCATGTACCCGGCGCCAGGGTGGAAAGCGCGTGCGTTTCTACAGAGCAGCAGTTATTCATTTGGTGGCAGTGACTTGTATATATGTGTGATCACTAATCAGATTGAACACTTGGGGTAATGACGGGGATAGCAGATTAGAGGAGAAGTGATGAGCGCCCTCACGGCGCCGCTTCCACCCATTCCGCCCCACTTTGGTGGCAATGGACTTGCTAACCACCGGTCCAACCAGTTAACTGTATCTGTCTAGCTGGCTGAGCTCTAGCAATCTTTCGTCTAATCATTCAGAGGGAATGTTTTGATGCGATGTTGGTGCCGGGAGAAAGAATCATCAGTTGAGAGGGTCCGAACCTGAGAGCGCGATCATGTCGGTCTGTGTGAGGCCGTTGGTGGCGAAGAGCTTGTTGAGCTGGTCCAGGTTGTTGGCCGGGCCGGGGAGGCTGTGCTTCACCACGGCCTTCGTCCCGACCTTTCCGTCCAGCCGCCCTAGCTCCACCGGGTACAACGGACCTCCCGCCTGCATCGCCAAACAAACAAATTTTCACCATTGATTAGCACATAACCTCACAGTGAGATTGTTACAGGACATAGTAAGTTTACAGGAGCAGAGTTTCCAGCACGGCGTCCAACTTGCGCGACTGGATCGACCATTGATAGATCAGTTCCGTAGCTGTACCGTCACCACAGTAGGCATAGGTACGCGGCTCATTTAAGCGGCGCCACCGCGTATACGAACTACTCCGGCGACTTGTGGCGCGCGGGAAACTGGATCCGGTCAGAAGAGGAGGCTGGTCGGAAACGGACAGCGCAGTAAACTCGCCGTATGCCCTCTGCCTCTGGAGTCTGGAGCTGGAAGACTAGTGTTAGGAGTAAATAAGGCAGTTGAGTTCCGACCAGCTGGACCCAGCTGGGAGCCTAGGACCGCGCCCATCGATCTCAGGACAGATTTTAGCGCCAAAAAGGTCTCAACTTTCCGATCTTTTTTACCCGAAACGAAACCAGCTAACGAAACACCGAAGAATGTCCCAAACCAAGCTTGGATATACTAGAAGTGATAAGAAGAATGTCGCAAACCAAGCTTGGAGCAGTTGTTATATCCAAGTTCGGAGTGTTAGTGCTTAATTTAGTACTACAAGCGCGTTTCAGTATACGAGTAGTTGTTTGTTGGGAGGCGCCACTTACTCGGATCCTAGCTACCACCGAGATTGCGGCGCGCGCAAATGAACTCCAGGGGCGCGTGGGTACGGAGTGTACGTGTTCCCCGGCGGAGTCAGAGGCATAATTACGCCACAGTCTCACAGCTAATAATCGAGAGTGGGCTCGCCGTGCCGGCTACGCAGAAAAACGCCAGTGATCCAGCGCCGTGGGACATGTCAGCACCATCATGGCTGTCGCCCGAGAGAGCCGCGCACGGTTTAGCGCTAATTAAACAAGGACAGGGCCCTGCTAAGTACGGCTCTGGGCGCACGCTAATCCCACGCGTGCGTGCGTCGCCATCGATCAGATCATCAGAGGCTTGACGGAATCGACCGACGGGAGTTAGGTACCTGGGAGACGACGTCGCGTGTGGCGATGGCGAGgatgtcggcgcaggagacgGTGTTGGCGCAGCGGGCCTCCACGGCGGCCTTGGCGCGGGTGATGAGGTCCAGCGCGTCCGGCGACAGCGTCGTGTCCGCGCCCGCGCTGTGCTCGTCGCCGGGGCCAGAGATCAGCACCGAAGCGTCGCAGCCCTGCACGCACGCCCATATATCACCATGGATCAGCCGATTGCAAAACAGCCAAGCTCAACCAGTTGCTCGATTCGTACGTACCCtgacgaagcagtcgtggaagaaGAGGCGGAGCGTGCCGGGCGCGGCGTTGAAGGTCTCCTGCAGCTTCTGCGTCACCACGCCGCGGACCAGCGCCTCCACGTTCGGGCACGTCGACGCGTAGTAGCTCCGGCTCAGCTTCGCCTCCGACAACTGAGCCGCCGCCAGGAGCAGCACGCCGACCACCGCGGCCAGAATCAAGCTCtgctgccgcggccgcggccgcagcTGCAGCCCTCCTCTCGACCTCATTGCTAGCACTATCTGGAGGAGGTATAAGAGAACCACTGATTAACAGCGGTGCTTAATCTTCTTCCTCACTTGGACTCCTCGCTCCTGCTAACTCCTCACTCTGTTAATCAGTCCGCCTGAACTTAACTGCTTGCTTGCACTTGCCGCTGCACACACGCGCTTAACTCTGTAGCTAGCTAACACCCGGCGTGACTTAATTGAGTGAGGAGAGAGAGGCGAGTGCCGGCTTATATAGATGGGAAGATGAGGTGAGCTCGCCGGGGAAGGACCGAAGGAGACTCTCAACTCTAGAGGTGGTGGAGTGTTACGAGTTGCAATGatggagattggagaggaaggagAAAGAATATTAAGGCCCCGGGCATGGGCCAGACTCACGCCCTGCTCGTCTCGGCACTAAACAAAGGCCAACGCCTACTAGCAACCGGCTGTGCCCCTCTTTGCTCGCTCACTCCTAGCTTGCTTGCCTACTCGCCTTCACCGAAAATAAGAGTGCTTCTAAACTACGATTCTACTTACTGCATGCACATAGAAAAAAAAACATTAATTTGGTCATATTTTGTgggatatatctcatattttgtcgaTTAAATTAGTGGTTAAAGTTTTCGCTCGAAGTGTGTAATATCCTCTTCCAGACTTTCTCGCGTTCTGAGTTTAGTCAAAATCAAACTTTGTACAATATATCTAGAAAAAATATCAGCTTCTTATTATATTAAAATTATATGCGTTTAATATTACGAATGTTGATACGTTCCTTTTTTCTATTCTTggttaaattttatatattttaagtTTATCTAAACCCAGAACGTGAGGTAATTGTGAATGTAGGAAGTAATAAACCGATACGGAGGTAGCACTTTTATATGTAGACAACTAATCTAAACTGCATTAAAAATTAATGATATCGAATATAGAAAGAATAGGGTTGCTTCATTTTCTGTGTTGTTGATGATTACAaagttaagagcatctctagccaatATATACTTCTTATAAGCAAAATCCCACTAACTGCAATTAATGTTagtctatctctacatgcaagccaTCCACATCATCTATTTCATTAGCCAATCAAATATCCATGTCATCCTTATTAATATTTATTATTGATGTATTCTTGCATGCAAGTTATCTATGTCACCATTTTTTGATTAAAATATCGACATAGCTAATTTAtagccatcaaatataaaaaataatgTGAATTAAATTTAGAATCTCAACTATTTTAACCAATTGAATATTCATACTTCTATAGAcaattcatattacatatgtattataccatttcatttagacaatataatttcttagaagattctcgctgcaacgcgcggggtatccttctagtttcTTATAATTTAGTGGAGTAAACACACCTCCCTATTCTTTAGAAGAgtatattttgctactttaaattGCAGCCATTTCTAGCGGTTTGAAACAAATTCATACATATTTGATTCAAAGTAACTTGATTAAAATACTAGATAAACTATTCGGATAAACTAGATTAACCAAAATATAAACCTGAATACTTCACCGGTGCTACTAAATAGCTCGTCAATCGCTTTCTTCGACGGTGCAATTGAATAGCTCCTTGATCGTTTTCTTCGTCAAGTCATCGTCGGAGCTGAGTTCAATGATCAACACACCCTGGCTTATGGCGGCATGCTCCTCCTCGACAGGCTCTTGATGCTTTATCCAAAGCATCTCCATGTATGCCTCGTCGGCGTGCCCCTCCTCGATAAGCTCTGGATGCTTTATCTGCAGCATCTTCATGAACGCCTCATCGACGTGCTCCTCCTCAACTAGCTCTGAATGCTTTCTCTCAAACATCTCCATGTAAGCCCCGTCGGCTTGCTCTGCCTCGAGATGATTGTGGTCCTATTGGATCCCCTGCGCCTTGCGCACGCCGATAAGGTGGGATACGACCACGTCCGACTCCTGCAATTAGGGTCGTCGAATGGGAAGTTGGTGAAAGGGAATTTCTCTACCTAAGTGAGTTTTTGTGTTTGCTAACAACATTAGGAGTTTTAACCATGTGCTAGTGTTTTTGGTGAAATTCATATCAAACACAAGACGGTGATCGACCCCTCAAAAGTGAAAACATCAAAACGTCGCATGTAGTTTTTAGGTCGTGTGGTTATAGGTGCCTTTGTTGTCCTCTGAGGGGTGATGGATTATCGGTGGAGAGTAACTCCAGAAATGTTGCCGTTGAGGAGCTCCAGACCAGAGACTCTGGTGTGTGTTGGACCAAAGACTCCGGGAAAGTCTCTGAACCCTAAACTTTGGGCAGAGTTTCAACTCTGCCTCGCGTTCTGTATTGGGTCCGTAGGCTTTTGCCTCCCACACTAGAGACTCTGTAAGGAGACTCCGGCCCTGTTGTGTCAAGGGTGACCAGGCCGGAGAGTTCGGTCCTTGGTTGACCGGAGACTCCGGCCAGAATGGTCGTTGACAAAGTAAGGCCATCAACTCCATTCTCCCCGGACCGGAGACTCCGAGGTTAGTCGACCCTAAGGGCTACATTACTAGGGGGGTATAAATATCACCCTTCTTTTACCTTGGAAGTATGTGgcttctactctctctctctctgccatTGTTTCAAAGCTTAATACTCCTAGATCTCCTCCCACGTCCACTAAAAATTGTTACCCTGCTAGGAATTAAGTGAGGAACCCTAGATCTGCACTTCTACCAAAGGGATTATAGTATCCCACCCGTTTCATTGAAGAATCAAGTTGTGAAACCTTAACTTTTGAGAAGTCGCCCTCAGAGCTTGCTCCTTGTAAGATCTCTGTGGACAaaccttgggagcctccaattcggttgtggatgtgtgccccaagtttTGTGTAAAATTTCTGATTGCCCTCTTGAAGGCTACCGCTTAGTGGAGTGTGAGCTAACCTTCATGGTTTactcaccggagaatagggtgaggcttTTGTGGCGCCACATCAATCCAATGTAGACGTAATTCCCTTCAAATAGAAGGCTTCATGGCTACAACCACATTGGCTCTGCCATTGTGGACATTGAAAATGTTGGCCGCATAACCGTTGGGTCTGGCTTTCGGTCCCAAGATCGTCTTCTGGGAGAAAGCCACCGTCCTGGACCATCGCGGCAATGCATTCCTCGTCGTGCTCAGCATAGTAGGCCAATGGATCGGCGTGCATTAGAGGACTACATCACAAAATAAAGGAGCGTGAGGTCAGATGAGTATACCGGGTCGACGGGCGTCACCGGCCAGGGGTTGTGACATTTACTCAAACAGTTTGCGGGGTGCGGGATTGTTCTCCTTCGGGGTCATTTGAGCCTTCCTGATGGGTCACCTTCAAGGGTGCGTTTCAGGTCTAGACCATGGGCCCCAATGATGCCTTCGTAAGATGGGACATCCGACGAGGACGGCAAAATGCTTGATAGCCGGGAGAGCAACGCTTGAACCTGCAGCGAGGTACACGACGTAGCCGACGAGAAAAGTGATGGGTGTTATTGTAGAGGTGGCCGTGCGGCCTGGGAACTTAAAGAGCTCACTGATGGCGCCTGGGCATGGATGACAATTGCCTCCCTACTTTATCATGAGCATGGCCTCAGCGACGATCGGCGATAGCCTGAGTTCGGTGTGGTCATTGGCATGCATCTGCAACACCATCTGAGTGGCTAACCTCGCGATGACCTCGGTAGCTTGTTGGGCTATGTTCGGTCGAACTAAAATGCGACAGTCCTTGTGTTTCTTGGTCTGTATCGCCCTCTCCTCTGCCACCTACTCCTTCTTGGCACCTTGGCCTTCCCAGCGTGGCCGGCCGCGGCGGCCCGCTTTGGGGTGGGGTCCGGGACGGCGGGGCCACTACTTGGGGCGGCTTGGTTGTCATCCATCGTAGGCTAGCGGCATGGGTATACCTTTTCGGGTGCTCAATATTACTATACCGCGTGTGGTTCAGTTGAGGGTGCATGAAGCACATAGTGCAACAAGCAGTCAAAGCCCAAGAAGCTAGGCGTATCAATTAAGGAAAGCTCGAAGAAGAAAACTCCAATACGTAGTCAActgggactcttgtaaaccctagcatggctgcatatataaagctaggcaGGAGCGCCCCTTAAGGATATAGAATATCATATCGCATaatactagactagatacaactccGTCTACGGCTACTCCGTGTAACACAACAattatcatatactggattgttaGCAGGACGTAGtgatccttgatacgtccaatttgcatcactattttgtatcataatttgctgttattcattgatatattccaTATTGGGACaccatacttatgttatttcatctattttgcatgtttcatcattattggaggatcaagcaccgggccgggattctcgctggaaaaagcatcgtcgaacgcaatatttcggaagatcaagctgtggaaggaaattataccaaaaatcctatttttccggatgacgaaggaagccgaagggggagcagagagggctcaaggtggggccggaccacgggccggcgcggcccatggctccggccgcgccaccttgtggtgtgggggccccacagcccctttcgcctccttttcttcgcgtactccttcgtcccgaaaacctaagccacggagaggacctcacgaagggttacggccgcctcgcggggcggagaacaccggagagaaagagctctccggcgggcgaggaatccgccggggaaattccctcccggagggggaaatcgacgccatcgccatcgtcatcgagcgggacatcatctccatcatcatcatcatcatctccaccatctacaccgccatcaccaccgctgcacctcgtcaccgctgtaacaattcgggttaaatcttgattgtatgataggggaaactctcccggcattattctctacttgctatagatgctattgagtgaaaccattgaaccaaggtttatgttcagattgttattcatcatcatatcacctctgattgtattccatatgatgtctcgtgagtagttcgtttagttcttgaggacatgggtgaagtctaaatgctagtagtgaattatggttgagtaatattcaatgttatgatatttaagttgtggtgtcattcttctagtggtgtcgtgtgaacgtcgactacacgacacttcaccatttatgggcctaggggagtgcatcttgtattcggttgctaattgcggggttgccggagtgacgaaacctaagcccccgttagtatatcgatgcaggagggatcgcgaggatctcagagtttaaggctgtggttagatttatcttaattactttcttgtagttgcgggtgcttgcaaggggtataatcacaagtatgtattagtcctaggaagggcggtgcattagcataggttcacccacacaacacttatcaaaacaatgaagattattaagccacatgaagcgaaagcactagactaaaatccccgtgtgtcctcaagaacgtttggtcattataagtaaacaaaccggcttgtcctttgtgctaaaaaggattgggccacttgctgtaattatttctctcgcattttacttactcgtactttattcatctgttacatcaaaaccccttgaatacttgtttgtgagcatttacagtgaatccttcatcgaaactgctgccaacaccttctgctcctcgttgggatcgacattcttacttatcgaagatactacgatacacccctatacttgtgggtcatcaagactattttctggcgccgttgccggggagtgaagcgctattggtaagcggaattggtaaggaaaacctttactcgtttgtgctgattttatttctgcctgtctgctataaatcattatggagagatcttctcttcaatttctatttgggaaatctactactactgcaacggtagtggatgaagcgccaggtgaggaagtagtaccatataaaatacctatgaaaattattgaacgtgttatggataaccgctatgaaggggatggaactgtccatcctagtgatcatttattgtttttgcatgaattatgcgggttattcaaatgtgcaggtatttctatgaatgaagttaggaagaaactattcactatatcgtctgtccggtaaagcggcgcacttggtataaattgcttgaagaatggtgattctattgattgggaggacattgtgcctctattttattccaaattttatcctccaagtgaaattcacaa contains the following coding sequences:
- the LOC124684259 gene encoding peroxidase 16-like; the protein is MRSRGGLQLRPRPRQQSLILAAVVGVLLLAAAQLSEAKLSRSYYASTCPNVEALVRGVVTQKLQETFNAAPGTLRLFFHDCFVRGCDASVLISGPGDEHSAGADTTLSPDALDLITRAKAAVEARCANTVSCADILAIATRDVVSQAGGPLYPVELGRLDGKVGTKAVVKHSLPGPANNLDQLNKLFATNGLTQTDMIALSGGHTIGVTHCDKFVRRLYAFKGAKPQYSPPMNLAFLRQMRGTCPLNYSPTTVAMLDAATPLRFDNGYYQTLQQQKGLLSSDQVLFADRRSRSTVNYFAANQTAFFDAFVAAMAKLGRIGVKTSSDGEIRRVCTKVN